DNA from Myxococcales bacterium:
CAGTTAGAATTATGGCCTAACGCACAGAAAAAAGACCGAAAATTGGCATTTGGAAGGCTTTTAGGAATGCAACAGCCCTATTCTTGTTCGACAGTCAAATCGCGAATGCTGTCCAAAATAAATTGTTTTGGACAAGAGTGGTTTCCGCTTATTGCACCAATTGGCCGACGGGCACGATTTCGATGCCCAGGGCGCGGAGTTTCGGCAGACCTTCCTGGAGGGCCTGGTAGGTGTTCTGGAACGGGTGGCCGATGGCGATGGCCTTGCCCTGGGCCTTGGCGATGCGGCCGGCCAGCTCGACCTGGCGGCGGATCGAATCGAGGTCGGGGCTGTGGTCGAGGAACAGGTTGCGGGCCGCGCTGTGGATGCCGTTCTGCTTGGCCAGGGTGAAGGCCACCGAATCGCCGATGGTCACCGAATCGATGAAGAACAGGTTGCGTTCCTTGATCGACTGCAACACCACCGACATCTTCGCGCCGTTGCGGGTGAAGGCGCTGCCCATGTGGTTGTTGACGCCGGCGATGAACGGCACCTGCTTGAGGTCCTGGTCGATGGTCTGGCGGATGTCCGCGTCGTTCATCGCCAGCAGCAGCTTGCCGTGGCCGGGATCGTTGTTCTTCATGTCCAGCGGTTCCATCGGCAGGTGCAGCATGACCTCGTTGCCGTTTTGGTGCGCCAGTTCGGCCATCTGCCGCGCGGTCGCGCCGTAGGGCAGGATGCTCAGGGTGATCTTGGCCGGCAGGTTTAGGAACAGGCGGTCGACGGCCTCGCGCACGCCGGTGCCGATGTCGTCGACGATGATCGCCAGCCGGGGCGCGCCCTGGTAGCTGATCGTCGGAATCGCGCCGATGTCGATCTTGGTGACGTTCTCCGGCACGTTGGCCAAGAGCACCCGCGCGCCCTCCGGCACTTCCTGGGCCGCCTTGGTGAACAGAAACTGGTGGGTGTTGATGCCGTCGACGTAGGCCTTGATGGCGTAGGTTTTTTCGTCGATGCGCTCGTACTCGAACGAAACGTTCTCGGCCCGCACCCCCTTGTGCTCGCGCAGCTTGTCGAGGATCTGCTCGACGTCGAAGTCGGGCGGCACCCAGACTTCCCAATAGTAGTAGTCGAACTGGCGGGTGCCGTACTGGCGCGGATCGGTCAGTTGCGTGATGAAGTGCTCGCGCGACAGGCCGACGTCGAGAAAGCAGCTCTTGGCGATGTCGGTGATCGTTTCCAGGCGCTGCGTGAACGGCAGCTTGCGCTGGTCGTTTTTCGCGGCCGCCGGCGGCGGCGATTCCGCGGTCGCGGCGGCGGCCGCCGTCGTTCGCGGCAGGAGCTGGTCGGTCAGCGTCACCCAGCCGAGCGACGAGAGGCCGATGAAAAAGGCGAACCCGGCCAGCGCGATGGCGAAGCGCAACCCTCCCGAGAAGTCGGCCAATTGCCGACCGATTCGATCCAGGAGGGTTGAGCGTTGCCGGTCGAGCATCCGTTCTCTTTAGTTGGCGGTGGCGGTCGCCGCCTTTTGGAAGGCGGGCCAGGCTTTCAGGACGCGCAAGGCCGTGTCGAGCTGCGGATCTTCCGGCCCCTCGGCGCCCGCGGGCTTGCCGTCCTCGGGCGAGATCGGCGGCACGTCGACCGCGTCGTCCGGGGATTTTTCGTCGTCGGCGCCCTTGAGGTGGCGGTCGAGGTCGGCCTCGCGCAACATCTTGCGGCGGTTTTCATCCATGCCGGCGTACGGGTCGCCGGGGACAAAGAGGTCGGGCTCGATGCCCTTGGCCTGGATGTCGCGGCCGTTGGGCGTGAAGTACTTCGCGGTGGTCAGCCGCATGCCGCTGCCGTCGCTGAGCGGGATGATCGTCTGGACGCTGCCTTTGCCGAAGCTGCGTTCGCCGACGATGATCGCGCGGTGATGATCCTGCAGGCAGCCGGCGACGATTTCGGAGGCGCTGGCGCTGCCGGCGTTGATCAGCACGACGATCGGGAATTCGGCGAAGGTGCCGACCTTGGAGGCGAGGGCGTTGAATTCCGGCCCGTCGCCACGGCCCTTGGTGTAAACGATCAGGCCTTCGTCGACGAAGAGGTCGGAAACCTTGACGGCCTGGTCGAGCAAACCGCCGGGGTTGTTGCGCAGGTCGAGCACCAGGCCCTTCAGGTTGCCGCCTTGCTTTTGCAGGGATTCGATCGCCTGCCGCAGGCCGACGTCGGTGTTTTCGTTGAACTGGCTGACTTTCACGTAGCCGTAGCCGGGTTCGAGATTCTTTTCGCGGATCGTCTTGACGACGATCTTCGCCCGGGTCAGTTCGTATTCGTGCGGGTCGGTCCAACCCTTGCGCCACACCTGGATCTTCACCTTGGTGCCGGCGGCGCCGCGCAGCCGCTTCACGGCGTCGAGCAGCGACATGCCGCGGGTGGATTCGCTTTCGATTTTCACGATGAAGTCGCCCGGCTGCAGGCCGGCTTCGGCGGCGGGCGAGCCGTCGATCGGGCTGATGACCGAGATGAAGTTGTCGCGGATGGTGATTTCGATGCCGAGGCCCTCGAACTTGCCGCGCGTGTCGATGCTCATCTCGCGCATCTCGTCGGGCCGCATGAAGGCGCTGTGCGGGTCGAGCTTGACCAGCATGCCGTCGAGCGCGTTGTAGACCAGATCGGTCAACGAGATTTCCTCGACGTATTTGGTGTGAATGATCGCCAGGGCATCGGTGAAAATCTTGATCGACTCCGCCGCTTCGCTGGCGAAGGGTTTAACCGCCTGGACCGCGGTGAAGGTGCTTACGACCAACGCCGCGACGAGAAGAATCGTCAGCCATTTCGGAGAACGGGACATGATTTCCCCCAAGGAAATTCAAGGAGTCGGCCGCAACCACTCCAACGGATCGACAGCCGCTCCCTCGTGTCTGATTTCGAAATGTAAAACCGGTTCGGCGTAGAGTCCACTGGACCCGACGGTACCGATCACGTCGCCCTGATAGACCGGGTCGCCCTTGGCCCGCGCGAAACTGCCCAAGTGGGCATACATGCTGTGAAATCGCAGGCCGTGGTCCACGATCATCACCCGGCCGTAACCCAAAAATTCGCCGGTATAGGTGACCGTGCCGTCGGCGACGGCATGGACCGAAGTCCCGGCCGGAACGGCGATATCGATGCCGTTGGAACGGGTTTGCGTCCCGAAGACCTGGTGCAGGCGCATGCCGAAACGACCGACGATCGGACCACTCACCGGAGTGGGTAGATTACCTTTGCGTTGCGCGAAGTCAAGGCGCAAGGGGCGTTCGACGCGGGCGCCGGCCGGCGCGGTCGGCAGCGCGGCGACCGTCTGGTTCACCGCGGCGTCCTGATTGGCCAGGTCGCGCGCCAGCCGCTCGGCCAGCACCTTGTCGCGGCGGATTTCCGCGAGCATGAAGGTTTTTTTCTGCTTCTCGATCTCGACGTTGAGCGCTTCCTGCTTTTCCTTTTCGCGCCCGGCGGTCAGGTGCGCCTGGCGGCGGACCAGTTCGGCGCGCCGCTGCCGCAGGGCGAGCAACTGGACGCGGTGCGAGGTCAGTGCCTCGGCGTCGGCGCGGACGACCTGCTTGAGTTGCCGGTAGCGGCGCAGAAACGTGGAAAACGAATCGCTGGTGAGCAGAACCTTCCAGAAGCCGCCCCGGCCCATGCGGTACAACGCGCCCAGCCGCCGCGAGAGGCGGGCGCTGCGGATCGGCGATTCGGCCTCGAGCCGCTGAAACTCGGCCTGGTCTTTTTGCAGTTCGTTTTGCAAGGCCGACAACTGCCCGTTGAGGGCGGCCAGGTCGCGTTCGTGCTGGTAGCGCAGGTGATCGACCGCGTACAGTTGGCGCAGCAGCCCGTGCTCGGCCTGCATCGCGGCGCGCAGCTTGGCCTTTTCCGCGTTCAGCCGCGCGTCGATTTCGGAATTCTGCGCGGCGGCGCCCGCCGTCCAGAGAACGACGAACAGCAACGCCGGCCAGAGCGCCCGCCGCATCGGTCAGACCCTCAGGAAACGGCGCGTGGAGAGATAGGCCGCGGCGAAGCCCAGCGCTCCGCCGATCGCCAGCACCCCCACCGAAACGAACGGGTCCAGCCAGACCGGCCGCACCGCGCCCAGCAGCCAGGTGCTGACCTCGGTCGGCGCGGGCAGGCGGTATTTCACGTAGCGGAACAGCCCGTAGGCGATGCCCAGCCCGACCGCCGCGCCGAACAGGCCCTGCAACAGCCCTTCGACCAGCAGCGGGCCGCGAATGAAATGATTGGTCGCGCCGACCAACCGATAGATGGTGATTTCCTCGCGGCGGCGGTAGATCGCCAGCCGGATCGTATTGGCGACCAGCAGGCCGGCGGCCAGCGCCAAAAACAGGCCGGTCGCGACCGTGGTCAGCCACAGGTAGCGGGTGAAACGACCCAGGCGGTCGACCCATTGCCGGCCGTCGTCCAGTTCGACGATGCCCGGCAGGCGGGCGATCGTCGCCGACAGTTCGGCCATCGCGGCGGGGCCGCGCGCCTCGCGCCGCAGCACGATTTCCATGCTCGGCGGCAGCGGGTTGTCGCCCATCTCCCGCACCAGGTCGGCCACGTCGGGCATCTCGCGCGCGAACCGCTGCAGCGCCTCTTCCTTCGTGACCACCGTCACCGTCTTGACCGGCGGCAGCCGGCGGATCGTTTCGGCCGTCTCCCGCACCTGGTCCGGTGAGGCATCGACCGAGACGTAGGCCACCATTTCGACCTGGCCGATGAACGACTCGACAAGCCGGCTGAGGTTGAACGCCACCAGCCCGAACACCAGCGGAATGGAGATCGCCAGGCCGACGGCGAGAAACGTGCCCAGGTGGCTGCCGATGTCGGCCTGGACGTTCCGCCAACTGCGACCGAGCAGGGAGTACAGCGCTTGTTTCACAGGCGGCGGTCTCCTTCCGTCAGCGCGTTGACCAGCCGGCCGCGGTCGAGCCGCAGGGTGCGACGGGCGTAGCTGGATACCAGTTCCTCGTTGTGCGAGGCGATGACGACGGTGGTGCCGCGCACGTTGATGTCGCGCAACAGTTGGATGATCTGCTGGCTCATCGCCGCGTCCAGGTTGCCGGTGGGTTCGTCGGCTAGGAGGATCGCCGGTTCGTTCACCAGGGCGCGGGCGATGGCGACGCGTTGCTGTTCGCCGCCGGAAAGGCCGGCGGGTTTTTCGTCCATGCGGGCCTGCATGCCGACGTGGCCGAGAATGGCCATGACCTTCTGACGCAGAATGGCGCGCGGCGCGTTGAGCACCTCCAACGCCATCGCGACATTTTCGAAAACCGTGCGGTCGGCCAGCAGGCGGAAGTCTTGAAAAACGACCCCGATGTTGCGCCGCAGGTAGGGGATGGAGGAGGTTTGCAGCTTGGCGATATTGCGGCCTGCCACCATCACCTGACCTTCCGACGGCACTTCGGCGGCGTAAATCAGGCGCAGGAAGGTGGTCTTGCCGGCGCCGGACGGCCCGGAAAGGAAAACCATCTCTCCCTTGGCGATGTGCACCGACACGTCGTCCAGGGCCATGCCATGCGGCCCGTAACGGCGCGTCACCCGATGAAAACGAATCATGCCCACTACCTTAGCGGATTTTATCCGGGCTGCAACGCGCCCGTTTCGCTTCGCCAAAAAAAAAGGCCCCGGACAGCCGGGGCCTTGTATCAACAAATCGGTAAGTAAGGCAATGAACTATTTCTTGCCCTTCTTGCCGTCTTTCTTGCCGTCTTTCTTGCCGTCTTTCTTGCCGTCTTTCTTGTCTTTCTTCTCGATACCCTTCGGCTTCGGGGCGTCTTTCTTGTCTTTCTTCACGAGGCCCTTCGGCTCGGCGGCTTTGGCCACGGTCACGATCGCGGAGGCGTTCATGCCGCCCCAGGAGGCGGTGATGGTGGTTTCGCCATCGGCGCCGCCGGTGACTTTGCCGTTAGCCACGGTGGCGACTTTCGGATTGGCGGTGGCCCAGGCAATGTCCTTGCCCGCGATTTCTTTGCCCGCGGTGTCGAGCACGGCGGCTTTCAGGCCCTTGGTCTCGCCTTCGGCCAGCGCCAGGGTCTTGGGATTGATCGAGATGCTGCCCGGGATCTGCACGGTCACTTTGGCTTCAGCGGAAAGCTCGCCGGCGGTGGCGGTGATTTTCGCGGTGCCGGTATCGACGGCAGTCACGACGCCATTGGCCACGACGGCGACCTTCTCGTCCGAGCTGGTCCAGGTCACGGTCTGCTTCGACTCAACGGTTTTGCCCGCTTTGTCTTTGAAGGTGAGGGTGAAATTCGCGGTCTGACCCTTCGAATCCATTTTCGCCGAGGCCGGGCTGATCTCCACGCTCTTCGGCCCGCCCGCGCAGGCGATCAACAGTAAGGACAGCACCAACACGGGAACCAACACTTTCAACCACTTCATCGTCGAATCCTCCGTTAATAGATTTATTCCTCGGGTTCTTTATTGCTTCGCAAAGCCTGAACGTCTTTTTTCCGGTTTTTGCTGAGCCCCCTAAAGCAACCCCGTTTAGGATGCCAAAAATAAAGACCTGAGCGCTGAAAAAGTCAAGACTTTTGAAGGTATGGGGGTAAAAATTTTATTTGACTGTTTTTTGGCCTTTTCCCGGGATAACCCGATCTCCGCCCGGGGGGACTTTTCAGCCAGGGTCGATTTGAGCTATTAATTCCTTCCAACAAGGGGGGTTCCGTGCGATTCCGTAACCGGGCGTTCATTCTGGCGGCGGCGATCCTGATCGCCCTGGCTTGCTGCCGGTGCGGCCCGGCGAAAAACAAAACCAACGCCGTCCAAGCCCCGCCCCAACAATCCGCCACCGCGAAAACGCCCCAATTGCTGGCCGTTCCCGCCAGCCCCGGAAACGCTCCGCCGCCGCCGGTTACCGAAACCCCCGCGTATTCGGTGGCGATCGATCACGCCCTGCTGTTCGATCCGCGAATGGGCCCGATCAACGGCGACCTATCCGACGAATCCGGCGTCCACCTGCTCGTCAGTGGTAGAATCCGTAATGATACCGGGCGCTTGCTGCACCGAGCCAAAGTCTACGCCACCATCGTCGCCAACTTCGGCGAGCGAACCCAGATCGAGCGCCACAGCGGCGGGCTCGGCTTTTCGCCACGGGTGAACAGCACCGATCCGTGGCGCCCCGACACCGAACGCACCTTCCTCAGCATTACCCGGCCGCTCGATCCCATCTATTTGGAATTGCCGCCGGAAAAAATCATGGCGTCGCTGACGCTCACCACGCAGGATCCGCTATCTTATCGTTTTCGCGGCGAAATTCACCAATTCCCCGTGGTCTGGGACCCAGTTCTGGGGACGATGAAGGATCAAACCGCGATCGTCGCGCTGAGCGGGGCCGGCCGTTGCGCGCCGCAAACGA
Protein-coding regions in this window:
- a CDS encoding divergent polysaccharide deacetylase family protein, with product MLDRQRSTLLDRIGRQLADFSGGLRFAIALAGFAFFIGLSSLGWVTLTDQLLPRTTAAAAATAESPPPAAAKNDQRKLPFTQRLETITDIAKSCFLDVGLSREHFITQLTDPRQYGTRQFDYYYWEVWVPPDFDVEQILDKLREHKGVRAENVSFEYERIDEKTYAIKAYVDGINTHQFLFTKAAQEVPEGARVLLANVPENVTKIDIGAIPTISYQGAPRLAIIVDDIGTGVREAVDRLFLNLPAKITLSILPYGATARQMAELAHQNGNEVMLHLPMEPLDMKNNDPGHGKLLLAMNDADIRQTIDQDLKQVPFIAGVNNHMGSAFTRNGAKMSVVLQSIKERNLFFIDSVTIGDSVAFTLAKQNGIHSAARNLFLDHSPDLDSIRRQVELAGRIAKAQGKAIAIGHPFQNTYQALQEGLPKLRALGIEIVPVGQLVQ
- a CDS encoding S41 family peptidase → MSRSPKWLTILLVAALVVSTFTAVQAVKPFASEAAESIKIFTDALAIIHTKYVEEISLTDLVYNALDGMLVKLDPHSAFMRPDEMREMSIDTRGKFEGLGIEITIRDNFISVISPIDGSPAAEAGLQPGDFIVKIESESTRGMSLLDAVKRLRGAAGTKVKIQVWRKGWTDPHEYELTRAKIVVKTIREKNLEPGYGYVKVSQFNENTDVGLRQAIESLQKQGGNLKGLVLDLRNNPGGLLDQAVKVSDLFVDEGLIVYTKGRGDGPEFNALASKVGTFAEFPIVVLINAGSASASEIVAGCLQDHHRAIIVGERSFGKGSVQTIIPLSDGSGMRLTTAKYFTPNGRDIQAKGIEPDLFVPGDPYAGMDENRRKMLREADLDRHLKGADDEKSPDDAVDVPPISPEDGKPAGAEGPEDPQLDTALRVLKAWPAFQKAATATAN
- a CDS encoding ABC transporter permease, which translates into the protein MKQALYSLLGRSWRNVQADIGSHLGTFLAVGLAISIPLVFGLVAFNLSRLVESFIGQVEMVAYVSVDASPDQVRETAETIRRLPPVKTVTVVTKEEALQRFAREMPDVADLVREMGDNPLPPSMEIVLRREARGPAAMAELSATIARLPGIVELDDGRQWVDRLGRFTRYLWLTTVATGLFLALAAGLLVANTIRLAIYRRREEITIYRLVGATNHFIRGPLLVEGLLQGLFGAAVGLGIAYGLFRYVKYRLPAPTEVSTWLLGAVRPVWLDPFVSVGVLAIGGALGFAAAYLSTRRFLRV
- a CDS encoding peptidoglycan DD-metalloendopeptidase family protein, producing the protein MRRALWPALLFVVLWTAGAAAQNSEIDARLNAEKAKLRAAMQAEHGLLRQLYAVDHLRYQHERDLAALNGQLSALQNELQKDQAEFQRLEAESPIRSARLSRRLGALYRMGRGGFWKVLLTSDSFSTFLRRYRQLKQVVRADAEALTSHRVQLLALRQRRAELVRRQAHLTAGREKEKQEALNVEIEKQKKTFMLAEIRRDKVLAERLARDLANQDAAVNQTVAALPTAPAGARVERPLRLDFAQRKGNLPTPVSGPIVGRFGMRLHQVFGTQTRSNGIDIAVPAGTSVHAVADGTVTYTGEFLGYGRVMIVDHGLRFHSMYAHLGSFARAKGDPVYQGDVIGTVGSSGLYAEPVLHFEIRHEGAAVDPLEWLRPTP
- the ftsE gene encoding cell division ATP-binding protein FtsE, with amino-acid sequence MIRFHRVTRRYGPHGMALDDVSVHIAKGEMVFLSGPSGAGKTTFLRLIYAAEVPSEGQVMVAGRNIAKLQTSSIPYLRRNIGVVFQDFRLLADRTVFENVAMALEVLNAPRAILRQKVMAILGHVGMQARMDEKPAGLSGGEQQRVAIARALVNEPAILLADEPTGNLDAAMSQQIIQLLRDINVRGTTVVIASHNEELVSSYARRTLRLDRGRLVNALTEGDRRL